Proteins encoded in a region of the Mesoflavibacter profundi genome:
- a CDS encoding sulfite exporter TauE/SafE family protein, whose amino-acid sequence MLSKYFGVFLFLVLLAEILGTVGGFGSSVFFVPVANYFFKFQTVLGLTALFHLASNVVKIAFFKKGIDKRVIIYLGIPAVVFVIIGAYLSQFFNTKLLSYFLGGFLIVLSIVFLIFKDLVIKASNKNAIIGGILSGFSAGLLGTGGAIRGITLSAFKMTKEKFIATSAIIDLGVDLSRSVVYYNNGYIDKSLLYLIPILLVISIIGTYIGKKILNTISQDQFRNFVLVLILLIGISTFYTLWI is encoded by the coding sequence ATGCTTTCTAAATATTTTGGTGTATTTCTATTCTTAGTTTTACTTGCAGAAATATTAGGAACAGTTGGCGGATTTGGATCGTCTGTATTTTTTGTTCCTGTTGCTAATTATTTTTTTAAATTTCAAACAGTTTTAGGGTTAACTGCTTTATTTCATTTAGCTAGTAACGTGGTTAAAATTGCTTTTTTTAAAAAAGGAATAGACAAAAGAGTAATAATTTACTTAGGTATTCCTGCAGTTGTATTTGTAATTATTGGCGCGTATTTAAGTCAGTTTTTCAACACTAAGCTTCTCTCCTATTTTTTAGGCGGTTTTTTAATTGTATTAAGTATTGTCTTTTTAATTTTTAAAGATTTAGTGATAAAAGCTAGTAATAAAAATGCAATTATTGGCGGTATTTTATCTGGGTTTAGCGCTGGTTTATTAGGAACTGGCGGCGCAATTAGAGGCATAACACTTTCTGCCTTTAAAATGACAAAAGAAAAATTTATTGCGACTTCTGCAATTATAGATTTAGGTGTAGATCTTAGTCGAAGCGTCGTGTATTATAACAATGGTTACATAGATAAAAGCCTTTTGTACTTAATACCAATACTTTTAGTAATTAGTATTATTGGTACTTACATAGGAAAAAAAATACTCAACACTATATCACAAGACCAATTTAGAAACTTTGTTCTTGTATTAATTCTATTAATTGGTATTTCTACCTTTTACACTTTATGGATTTAA
- a CDS encoding universal stress protein produces the protein MKNILLLTDFSQASKNAIHYALQLFAQNQTTFHLVYIHKASAFTSADLMASSTDNLYASIVKSPKEDLADFVEELKTTYNNPNHTFLDHVDYDVFTDAVNQIITTNSIDLVVMGTNGVTGADEVVFGSHTLKVIRNVKSPTLVVPKDFTYVNPEEILIPLDINDQLNTNRLDTIAEITSNETSSFHILRVTEQEQDAVVLNNDKEQLDIYFSSKNYKYNHVKHVPLHYVVDTYVQTNAIDFQVFIIQQMSFFERLFKGSPITKYSKIASIPLLILHD, from the coding sequence ATGAAAAACATTCTGTTACTTACCGATTTTTCTCAAGCGTCTAAAAACGCAATACATTATGCTTTGCAATTATTTGCACAAAATCAAACTACGTTTCATTTAGTGTATATTCATAAAGCATCTGCGTTTACAAGTGCAGATTTAATGGCAAGTAGCACAGATAATTTGTATGCATCTATAGTTAAATCGCCCAAAGAAGATTTAGCAGATTTTGTTGAAGAGTTAAAAACGACTTACAATAATCCAAATCATACATTTTTAGATCACGTAGATTACGATGTGTTTACAGATGCAGTCAACCAAATAATAACTACTAATAGTATAGATTTAGTTGTTATGGGAACAAATGGTGTTACTGGTGCAGATGAGGTTGTTTTTGGAAGCCATACTTTAAAAGTGATTAGAAATGTAAAATCACCAACGTTAGTTGTGCCTAAGGACTTTACATATGTTAATCCTGAAGAAATTTTAATACCTTTAGATATAAACGATCAACTTAATACCAATAGATTAGATACAATTGCAGAAATTACAAGTAATGAAACTTCAAGTTTTCATATTTTAAGAGTCACAGAACAGGAACAAGATGCTGTTGTTTTAAATAACGATAAAGAGCAATTAGATATTTATTTTTCTTCTAAAAACTATAAATATAATCATGTAAAACATGTACCATTACATTATGTTGTAGATACTTATGTACAAACTAATGCAATAGATTTTCAGGTGTTTATTATACAGCAAATGTCTTTTTTTGAACGTTTATTTAAAGGATCACCAATTACAAAATATAGCAAAATTGCATCTATACCTTTATTAATTTTACATGATTAA
- a CDS encoding sulfite exporter TauE/SafE family protein, translating to MLLTAIIFGLLGSFHCVGMCGPIAFMLPIDRSNSFKKVSQITAYHVGRLLAYSMIGLIFGLIGKSLYIFGLQQRLSIIIGVLMIVVVVFPYKKIGQNFIVKPIYKAVAFVKKQMGEALKKKTADTFLTIGFLNGFLPCGLVYMAVFGAIATGTAWQGSLYMFFFGLGTIPLMTSAIYLGKFLNSQVKQRIQKVIPVFVVVIGALFILRGLGLGIPYISPAPVVQMVEGSINCH from the coding sequence ATGCTACTTACAGCTATCATATTTGGTTTATTAGGAAGTTTTCACTGTGTTGGAATGTGTGGACCAATTGCTTTTATGTTACCTATAGATAGAAGTAATTCTTTTAAAAAAGTATCTCAAATTACAGCTTATCACGTTGGTCGATTATTAGCTTATAGTATGATTGGTTTAATCTTCGGGTTAATTGGTAAAAGCTTATATATTTTTGGTTTACAGCAACGACTTTCTATTATTATAGGTGTTTTAATGATAGTTGTTGTTGTGTTTCCGTATAAAAAAATTGGGCAAAATTTTATTGTAAAACCTATTTATAAAGCGGTAGCTTTTGTGAAAAAACAAATGGGTGAAGCTTTAAAAAAGAAAACTGCAGATACCTTTTTAACTATTGGTTTTTTAAATGGGTTTTTACCTTGCGGATTAGTTTATATGGCTGTTTTTGGCGCTATAGCAACAGGTACAGCTTGGCAAGGTAGTTTGTACATGTTCTTTTTTGGATTAGGCACAATTCCGTTAATGACAAGCGCTATTTATTTAGGTAAATTTTTAAATTCACAAGTCAAACAACGTATACAAAAAGTAATTCCGGTATTTGTTGTGGTTATTGGTGCGCTATTTATTTTAAGAGGCTTAGGTCTTGGTATTCCTTATATTTCTCCTGCACCTGTTGTACAAATGGTAGAAGGTAGTATTAATTGTCACTAA
- a CDS encoding universal stress protein has product MKNILIPVDFSDNSWSSIVYAVKLFKDQLCKFYLLHTEVLDPEAIATLNDHYLKSIMNDANHELKEIKQQIEACNHNANHEFITVLKFQQLTEAIKDEIEDKKIDLILMSTKGATNRLSTFFGTNTVNTVAKHFKCPILIIPEEYDYKPIKQIVFPTDLNRFYTTDQLTVLNDISYDNNATLRVMHVKTETELNSIQHYNLSVLKTSLQGFKTHYHSVPSYDKKTEVINTFIDDLQIDLLVMVNYKHSILEQIIKEPVIKKIGFNPHVPFLILPNINNQ; this is encoded by the coding sequence ATGAAAAATATATTAATTCCTGTAGATTTCTCGGATAATTCTTGGTCATCAATCGTGTATGCAGTAAAGTTATTTAAAGATCAACTTTGCAAATTTTATTTACTTCATACAGAAGTTTTAGATCCAGAAGCAATTGCAACACTTAATGATCATTATTTAAAATCAATAATGAATGATGCTAATCATGAATTAAAAGAAATAAAACAACAAATAGAAGCTTGTAATCATAATGCAAATCACGAATTTATTACGGTTTTAAAATTTCAGCAATTAACAGAAGCTATAAAAGACGAAATTGAAGATAAAAAGATAGATTTAATCTTAATGTCTACCAAAGGAGCCACAAATAGATTAAGCACGTTTTTTGGGACTAATACTGTAAATACTGTGGCTAAACATTTTAAATGTCCAATATTAATTATTCCCGAAGAATACGATTACAAACCAATAAAACAAATTGTTTTTCCTACAGATTTAAATAGATTTTATACCACAGACCAGCTTACTGTGCTTAACGATATTTCTTACGATAATAACGCAACTTTACGCGTAATGCATGTTAAAACCGAAACAGAATTAAACAGCATACAACACTATAACTTATCGGTTTTAAAAACAAGTCTACAAGGGTTTAAAACACATTACCACAGCGTACCTAGTTATGACAAAAAAACCGAAGTTATTAATACTTTCATAGACGATCTACAAATAGATTTACTTGTAATGGTTAACTATAAGCATAGTATTTTAGAACAAATTATTAAAGAACCAGTAATTAAAAAAATAGGATTTAATCCTCATGTTCCATTTTTAATTTTACCAAACATCAACAATCAGTAA
- a CDS encoding FixH family protein, which yields MKFNWGTGIVIAFVGFISFIMYFVINMSTNKKLDHDLVTEDYYKQELLYQNDINKEKNASKLLGKLSWKKSAEGMIITFPEDLDYNEIKGKVFLYRPSNKQLDFETTFSLSNHNLLIPDKRLLDGRWNIKIDWNYKGNNYLFKEEILY from the coding sequence ATGAAATTTAATTGGGGAACTGGTATTGTTATAGCATTTGTTGGCTTTATTAGCTTTATCATGTATTTTGTTATTAACATGAGTACAAATAAAAAACTAGATCATGATTTAGTGACAGAAGATTATTATAAACAAGAATTACTGTACCAAAACGATATTAATAAAGAAAAAAACGCTTCTAAATTATTAGGAAAATTATCCTGGAAAAAATCTGCTGAAGGTATGATTATAACATTTCCAGAAGATTTAGATTATAATGAAATAAAAGGTAAAGTGTTCCTATATAGACCATCTAATAAACAATTGGACTTTGAAACCACATTTTCTCTGTCTAACCACAATTTGCTCATACCTGACAAACGTTTGTTAGATGGTCGTTGGAACATTAAAATAGACTGGAATTACAAAGGTAACAACTACCTTTTTAAAGAAGAAATTTTATATTAA
- a CDS encoding HAD family hydrolase encodes MVKAVLFDMDGVIVDTEPLHHKAYHYMFKDFGIQVSTDLYESFTGQSTQNVCTKLVQHFNLTANPKDLELNKRAHFNTLFTTDKSLNLLDGVHQIIEDYYANDLTLILASSASMSTIEKVFTRFDLDQYFKAKISGASLKASKPHPEIFEKAAQLAGYKQEQCIVIEDSTNGIKAAKSAGSFCIGYDSLHSKNQDYSQADLVINAFNEIPFKKISTLI; translated from the coding sequence ATGGTTAAAGCAGTATTATTTGATATGGATGGCGTCATTGTAGATACAGAACCATTACACCATAAAGCATACCATTACATGTTTAAAGATTTTGGTATACAAGTAAGTACAGATTTATACGAGAGTTTTACAGGTCAATCTACACAAAATGTTTGCACCAAATTAGTACAACACTTTAACTTAACTGCTAATCCTAAAGATTTAGAATTAAATAAAAGAGCACATTTTAATACGCTTTTTACTACCGATAAAAGTTTAAATCTATTAGATGGTGTACATCAAATTATAGAAGATTATTACGCTAACGATTTAACTTTAATTTTAGCTTCTTCTGCTTCTATGAGCACAATAGAAAAAGTGTTTACAAGATTTGATTTAGACCAATATTTTAAAGCAAAAATTAGTGGAGCAAGTTTAAAAGCCTCTAAACCACATCCAGAAATTTTTGAAAAAGCAGCACAATTAGCAGGTTATAAACAAGAGCAATGTATTGTTATTGAAGATTCTACAAACGGTATAAAAGCAGCAAAATCTGCTGGAAGTTTTTGTATTGGCTATGATAGTTTACATTCTAAAAATCAAGATTACAGTCAAGCCGATTTGGTGATTAATGCTTTTAATGAAATTCCGTTTAAAAAAATTTCAACTTTAATATAA
- a CDS encoding universal stress protein — protein MKKIIVPVDFSDHSNYALEAASILAKKYNAEILALHMLEISETILTKGEADLQDETVFFIKLAEKRFNEFLEQDFLNNVSVTPIVKHFKVFSEVNDVAKEHNADLIVMGSHGSSGLKEIFVGSNTEKVVRHADIPVLVIKNKPSTLSFDNVVFASDFSQESVTPYINACQLFGKLGSKIHLLHVNTPGDNFKSSQEIEQTVVDFLNKADGDLNQLEHVKYVSDYTVEKGVLNYANVAGADAIAVATHGRTGFTHFLAGSISEDIANHAALPVITFKIK, from the coding sequence ATGAAAAAAATAATTGTACCAGTAGATTTTTCAGACCATTCTAATTACGCTTTAGAAGCTGCATCTATATTAGCAAAAAAATACAATGCCGAAATTTTAGCATTACACATGTTAGAAATTTCTGAAACCATTTTAACCAAAGGTGAAGCAGATTTACAAGACGAAACAGTGTTTTTTATTAAGCTTGCCGAAAAACGTTTTAATGAATTTTTAGAACAAGATTTTTTAAATAACGTATCTGTAACTCCAATCGTAAAACACTTTAAAGTATTTAGCGAGGTAAATGATGTTGCAAAAGAACACAACGCAGATTTAATAGTTATGGGATCTCATGGAAGTAGCGGATTAAAAGAAATCTTTGTTGGCTCTAATACAGAAAAAGTAGTTAGACATGCAGATATACCAGTACTTGTAATTAAAAACAAACCTTCTACATTAAGTTTTGATAATGTTGTATTTGCTTCAGATTTTTCTCAAGAAAGTGTTACACCTTACATAAATGCTTGTCAACTTTTTGGGAAATTGGGTTCTAAAATTCATTTATTACACGTAAATACGCCAGGAGATAATTTTAAAAGTTCTCAAGAAATAGAACAAACCGTTGTAGACTTTTTAAATAAAGCAGACGGAGATTTAAACCAATTAGAACATGTAAAATACGTATCGGATTATACCGTAGAAAAAGGTGTATTAAATTATGCTAATGTTGCTGGTGCAGATGCTATTGCTGTTGCAACTCATGGTCGTACTGGATTTACACATTTTTTAGCTGGAAGTATATCTGAAGATATTGCTAATCATGCAGCATTACCAGTAATAACGTTTAAAATTAAGTAA
- a CDS encoding YfiR/HmsC family protein produces MIVLNKTYHIKHYLLIVFCSLFSIVTFSQNLSNEQIKRVQRAIYIFNFSQQVSWSNLEDLETFNIGVLGKDRTLIDLKSLALKRKIYNKPVNVIGFNAVKDVKNIQVLYLKYNNNYDLNYVLKSIENKNILLITEDSKYNSSMINMVNVDNTFEYEINKSLLYNSGFRIAPSLETNAITSSEKWKLLYKDTASELKTSEEIITQKTNQLNTTKAELNDKEAVIEQQNQQLSNTNLQLQSSNKWISKLKEENALQDQKLDQKIEIEKQLEQFINAQLDTINNQQIAISNSKLEIDKQAAYIKNQLQEIEDKQKIIEENDDYIFILKMFNYLLAALVFITLVASIIIFKNYRAKKKLNQILTEKNKIIYKQTQQLTSKNKELEQFAYITSHDLKEPLNTISGLIGLLLEDHKDQLDQDGITSLNYINQSSIRMKSLIDALLDYSRLGKSQQFEYIDANVIINTVKADLGNRILNSKAQIISEHLPEIYGSEVELRLLFQNLISNGIKFIKPNTTPIINISAEEFKNSENDLFIKFAVKDNGIGIPKKHQERIFAIFQRLHNRDEYEGTGIGLSHCKKIVESHGGTIWLESEPNQGTTFYFTLPKNN; encoded by the coding sequence ATGATAGTTTTAAATAAAACGTATCACATAAAACATTACCTGCTAATTGTTTTTTGTAGTCTATTTAGCATTGTTACTTTTAGTCAAAACCTAAGTAACGAGCAAATAAAACGTGTACAACGTGCCATTTATATTTTTAATTTTTCGCAGCAAGTAAGTTGGTCTAATTTAGAAGATTTAGAGACCTTTAATATTGGTGTTTTAGGTAAAGACAGAACTTTAATAGATTTAAAAAGTCTAGCATTAAAAAGAAAAATTTATAACAAACCTGTTAATGTAATTGGCTTTAACGCTGTTAAAGATGTAAAAAACATACAAGTTTTATATTTAAAATATAATAATAACTACGATTTAAATTATGTTTTAAAAAGTATAGAAAACAAAAACATTTTGCTAATCACAGAAGATAGTAAATACAACTCTTCTATGATTAATATGGTTAATGTAGACAATACTTTTGAGTACGAAATAAATAAATCTTTACTGTATAATTCTGGATTTAGAATAGCTCCAAGTTTAGAAACTAATGCAATTACTTCTTCAGAAAAATGGAAATTGCTTTACAAAGACACAGCTTCAGAATTAAAAACTTCTGAAGAAATTATTACGCAAAAAACCAATCAGCTTAATACTACTAAAGCAGAATTAAATGATAAAGAAGCGGTAATAGAGCAACAAAATCAACAGTTATCTAATACCAATTTGCAATTACAATCTAGTAATAAATGGATTAGTAAACTTAAAGAAGAAAATGCGCTGCAAGACCAAAAACTAGATCAAAAAATTGAAATTGAAAAACAATTAGAACAGTTTATAAATGCACAACTAGATACGATTAATAACCAACAAATAGCAATATCTAACAGCAAGTTAGAGATAGACAAACAAGCTGCTTACATTAAAAATCAGTTACAAGAAATTGAAGATAAACAGAAGATTATTGAAGAAAATGACGACTACATTTTCATCTTAAAAATGTTTAACTATTTATTGGCTGCTTTGGTATTTATCACTTTGGTTGCCAGTATAATTATTTTTAAAAATTATCGTGCAAAGAAAAAATTAAACCAAATTTTAACCGAAAAAAACAAAATTATATACAAGCAAACCCAACAATTAACCTCTAAAAACAAAGAGTTAGAACAGTTTGCTTATATAACTAGTCACGACTTAAAAGAGCCTCTAAATACCATTTCTGGTTTAATTGGATTGCTGTTAGAAGATCACAAAGATCAATTAGATCAAGATGGAATTACTAGCCTAAATTACATTAACCAATCTAGTATAAGAATGAAAAGTCTTATAGATGCTCTTTTAGATTATTCTAGGCTTGGTAAGTCTCAACAGTTTGAATATATAGATGCAAATGTTATTATTAATACAGTTAAAGCAGATTTAGGAAACCGAATTCTAAACAGTAAGGCTCAAATAATTTCAGAACATCTTCCAGAAATTTATGGATCGGAAGTAGAATTACGTCTACTTTTTCAAAACTTAATTAGTAATGGTATTAAATTTATCAAACCAAATACTACTCCAATTATAAATATTTCTGCTGAAGAATTTAAAAATTCAGAAAACGACTTATTTATTAAATTTGCAGTTAAAGATAATGGTATAGGCATACCAAAAAAACATCAAGAAAGGATTTTTGCAATCTTCCAACGTCTTCACAATCGTGACGAATATGAAGGTACAGGAATTGGTCTTTCACATTGTAAAAAAATTGTAGAATCTCATGGTGGTACAATTTGGTTAGAGTCAGAACCTAATCAAGGCACAACCTTTTATTTTACTTTACCAAAAAACAACTAA
- the hemN gene encoding oxygen-independent coproporphyrinogen III oxidase, whose amino-acid sequence MCFSLINKYNVAGPRYTSYPTVPYWNQDLFSLQLWKEQLIKAFKESNQTEGISLYIHLPFCESLCTFCGCNKRITKRHEVEQPYINALLKEWNLYCNLFDEKPIIKELHLGGGTPTFFSTENLTLLINGLKAKADLATNYEFSFEGHPNNTTKAHLQTLYNLGFRRVSFGVQDYNPIVQKAIHRVQPFTNVKRVTEQARAIGYTSVGHDIIFGLPFQTEAHVTETINKTKALLPDRIAFYSYAHVPWIKGNGQRGFKDSDLPSANSKQKQYQLGKELLANAGYEDIGMDHFALPSDQLYKASKTETMHRNFMGYTASKTKVMIGLGVSSISDSWYAFAQNEKSLEAYYQQIEKDIIPVFRGHILSKEDLIIRQHILNLMCHFKTSWINNGLYFEEIPEVITKLKEMQEDGLVKIELNQIFITEKGKPFVRNICMAFDLLLQRNKPETQLFSMTI is encoded by the coding sequence ATGTGCTTTTCTTTAATAAATAAATATAATGTAGCTGGACCAAGATATACTAGCTATCCTACAGTACCATATTGGAATCAAGATTTGTTCTCTTTACAATTATGGAAAGAACAATTAATAAAAGCCTTTAAAGAAAGTAATCAAACAGAAGGAATTAGCCTTTACATACATTTACCATTTTGCGAAAGTTTATGCACCTTTTGCGGTTGCAATAAACGCATTACAAAGCGTCACGAAGTAGAACAACCTTACATTAATGCTTTATTAAAAGAATGGAATTTATATTGTAATCTTTTTGACGAAAAACCAATTATTAAAGAATTACATCTTGGTGGCGGAACACCAACTTTTTTTTCGACAGAGAATTTAACCTTACTAATTAATGGGTTAAAAGCTAAAGCAGATTTAGCAACCAATTATGAATTTAGCTTTGAAGGTCATCCAAATAATACCACAAAAGCACATTTACAAACCTTATATAATTTAGGATTTAGACGTGTTAGTTTTGGTGTACAAGACTACAATCCTATTGTACAAAAAGCAATACATCGTGTACAACCTTTTACCAACGTAAAGCGCGTAACAGAACAAGCTAGAGCAATTGGCTATACGTCTGTTGGACACGATATAATTTTTGGTTTACCTTTTCAAACAGAAGCTCATGTAACCGAAACTATTAATAAAACAAAAGCACTTTTACCAGATCGAATCGCCTTTTACAGCTACGCGCACGTACCATGGATAAAAGGTAATGGACAACGTGGATTTAAAGACAGTGATTTACCAAGTGCAAATAGTAAACAAAAACAATATCAATTAGGTAAAGAATTATTAGCAAATGCAGGCTATGAAGATATAGGTATGGACCATTTTGCATTACCGTCTGACCAACTTTACAAAGCAAGTAAAACAGAAACCATGCATCGTAATTTTATGGGTTATACTGCTTCAAAAACCAAAGTTATGATTGGTCTTGGCGTATCGTCTATAAGTGATAGTTGGTATGCTTTTGCTCAAAATGAAAAATCTTTAGAAGCCTATTATCAACAAATAGAAAAAGATATAATTCCAGTATTTAGAGGACATATTTTAAGTAAAGAAGATTTAATAATTAGACAACATATCCTAAATCTAATGTGTCATTTTAAAACCAGCTGGATAAACAATGGTTTATATTTTGAAGAAATTCCGGAAGTAATTACCAAACTAAAAGAAATGCAAGAAGATGGCTTGGTAAAAATAGAATTAAATCAAATTTTTATTACCGAAAAAGGAAAACCATTTGTTAGAAACATTTGTATGGCTTTTGATCTTTTATTGCAAAGAAACAAGCCAGAAACGCAGTTGTTTTCTATGACAATTTAA
- the ccoG gene encoding cytochrome c oxidase accessory protein CcoG: MNAPENESFRDSIATINEEGKRAWIFPKKPSGKFYDYRKYVSYFLLAFLFSAPFIKVNGNQFLMFNVLERRFNIFGFPFWPQDFHLFVISMIIGVIFITLFTVAFGRIFCGWICPQTIFMEMVFRRIEYWIDGDRGKQLRLKKSGWTSEKIRKRVLKHTIFVIISFFIANIFLAYLIGSDKLLGYIKEGPLEHLGTLIPLLIFTGIFYFVFSWFREQVCIIACPYGRLQGVLLDNKSIVVAYDHKRGEGQNGRKKWRKNEDRATLGYGDCIDCLQCVHVCPTGIDIRNGTQLECVNCTACIDECDAIMDKVGLPKGLIRYASEANIEDKEPFKLTTRLKGYIAVLIVLIGVLMAMLQLRNDVEARVLRLPGQLYEHKENNIISNVFTYKLVNKTTQPIAFVSFKLKNVEGVVKLVSTEDTVTVPAQGLEEGTLFIELDQRILKGDKTELTIEIYSKDKLIETTKVNFLGPRSF; encoded by the coding sequence ATGAATGCTCCAGAAAATGAAAGTTTTAGAGACTCTATTGCCACTATAAATGAAGAAGGTAAACGCGCTTGGATTTTTCCTAAAAAGCCAAGCGGTAAGTTTTACGATTACAGAAAATATGTAAGTTATTTTTTATTAGCCTTTTTATTTTCTGCACCATTTATAAAGGTTAATGGCAATCAGTTTTTAATGTTTAATGTACTGGAGCGACGTTTTAATATTTTTGGTTTTCCGTTTTGGCCACAAGATTTTCATCTGTTTGTTATCTCAATGATAATTGGTGTAATCTTTATCACTTTATTTACAGTAGCTTTCGGTCGTATTTTTTGCGGTTGGATTTGTCCGCAAACCATTTTTATGGAAATGGTTTTTAGACGCATAGAATACTGGATTGATGGCGATAGAGGTAAACAATTAAGACTTAAAAAATCTGGATGGACTAGCGAAAAAATAAGAAAAAGAGTTCTTAAACATACCATTTTTGTAATTATTTCATTTTTTATCGCTAATATATTTTTAGCGTATCTAATAGGTAGTGATAAATTATTAGGCTATATAAAAGAAGGTCCTTTAGAGCATTTAGGTACGTTAATTCCGTTACTGATTTTTACAGGTATATTCTACTTTGTTTTCTCTTGGTTTAGAGAACAAGTATGTATCATTGCTTGTCCTTACGGTCGTTTACAAGGCGTACTATTGGATAACAAGTCTATAGTTGTTGCTTACGACCATAAACGTGGTGAAGGCCAAAATGGTCGTAAAAAATGGCGTAAAAATGAAGATAGAGCAACTTTAGGTTACGGCGATTGTATAGATTGTTTACAATGTGTACATGTTTGTCCAACAGGAATAGATATACGTAATGGTACACAATTAGAATGTGTAAATTGTACTGCGTGTATTGACGAGTGTGATGCTATAATGGATAAGGTTGGTTTACCTAAAGGTCTTATTAGATATGCTAGTGAAGCTAATATAGAAGATAAAGAACCTTTTAAACTTACAACTAGACTTAAGGGATATATTGCAGTTTTAATTGTGCTTATTGGTGTTTTAATGGCTATGTTACAATTAAGAAACGATGTTGAAGCACGTGTTTTACGTTTACCAGGACAGTTATACGAGCATAAAGAAAACAATATTATAAGTAACGTATTTACCTATAAACTGGTTAACAAAACAACACAACCGATAGCATTTGTAAGTTTTAAATTAAAAAATGTAGAAGGTGTTGTAAAATTAGTGTCTACCGAAGATACAGTTACTGTTCCGGCTCAAGGATTAGAAGAAGGAACCTTATTTATAGAGCTAGATCAACGTATTTTAAAAGGAGATAAAACCGAGCTTACTATTGAAATTTATAGTAAAGATAAACTAATAGAAACCACAAAAGTTAACTTTTTAGGACCTAGAAGTTTTTAA